AAATGCCAGCGCTACCTTTTCCAGTAGTAAAGGTTGCTGAAAAATCAATAACAAATTATCAAAGTTACCCAGTAACTATTGAGGGAGAAGTAAATAGTGAAATAAGACCAAAGGTTTCTGGATACGTAAAGAATGTTTTGGTAAAAGAAGGGCAGAAAGTTAAACAGGGACAACTATTGTTTAAGTTAGAAACCCAATCATTAAGTCAAGATGCTGAAGCAGCAAGAGCAGCTGTAAATACAGCGCAGGTTGAAGTTAATAAATTAAAACCATTAGTAGAAAAGAATATTATTAGTCCAGTTCAGTTAGAAACAGCTAAGGCAAGTTTAGCACAGGCTAAAAGTACATACAATAGTATTGCAGCTAATATTAATTATGCTAATATAAAAAGCCCTGTAAACGGATTTGTAGGCTCAATTAATTATAGAAAAGGAGCTTTAGTAAGTGCACAAAGTGCAATGCCACTAACAAAAGTAGCTTCTATAAAAAATGTATATGCCTACTTTTCTATGAATGAAAAAGAGTTTTTAAACTTTATTGATTCAGCAGAAGGTGATACAATGGATGAAAAAATTAAAAAATTACCACCAGTAAAGTTATTGTTAGCTAACGGAAAAGAGTATGAACAAACTGGAGTTATTGAAACCATTGCAGGAGATATTAATCAGCAAACAGGTACTATTAGTTTTAGAGCAAAGTTTGATAATAAAGCAGGTTTGTTACGTAACGGAAGTAGTGGTACAATTTTAATACCTAAAGTACATAACGATGCGTTAATTATACCTTCAGAATCTACATTTGAACGTCAAGGTAAGGTGTATGCTTATACAGTAAATAATGATTCTTTGGCAGAAAAAACTATTGAAGTAGAAGCACAAGTAGGAAAGCTTTACGTGGTAAAATCAGGATTAGAAAAAGAAGAAACCATTTTAGCTAAAGGCTTAAACAAAGTGCGTTCAGGAGCAAAAATTAAACCCGTTCCAACGCCTTTAGATAGTATAGTTAACTCATTCGATACGGTATTTAAATAATAAAAGAAAATCATGTTACAAAAATTTATAGAGCGTCCGGTACTCTCTACAGTAATTTCTATTATCATAGTAATATTAGGAGTACTGTCATTAACACAATTACCGGTAACGCAATACCCTGATATAGCACCCCCAACGGTGCAGGTTACTGCTTCTTATCCAGGAGCAAGTGCCGAAACAATTTTAGAAAGTGTTATTGTTCCTATAGAAGAACAAATAAATGGGGTAGAAGGAATGACTTATATGACTTCTACTGCAAGTAATACAGGTACAGCAAGTATTCAAGTATTTTTTGAACAAGGTTACGACCCAGATATTGCTGCGGTAAACGTACAGAACAGAGTTGCTAGAGCAAATGCTTTATTACCTTCCGAAGTTACAAGAGCAGGGGTTATTACAGCAAAACAACAAAACTCGGCACTTTTATATGCTGCTATCTTTTCAACAAACCCTGAATATGATGATGTTTTTATTCAGAATTATCTGAATATAAATGTAAAACCAGAATTACAACGTGTTTCTGGAGTAGGAGCTGTAAATGTGTTTGGAGCAAAAGATTATTCGATGCGTGTATGGTTGGATCCAGCAAAAATGGCATCGTATAAGTTAGAGCCTAGAGAAGTAATAGCAGCAATTAATGAACAAAGTTTAGAAGCAGCAGCAGGATCTTTAGGACAAAACTCAGGAGAATCTTTTGAGTATGTAATTAAATATAAAGGACGATATAAAACAGCAAAAGAATATGAAAATGTTGTTGTAAAAGCTTTAGGTAACGGACAGTTTTTACGTGTTAAAGATGTGGCAAAAGTAGAATTGGATGCATTTTCTTATTCGTCATTATCACGTACAAACGGGAATCCGGCACTTAACTTTGGAGTTTTTCAAACACCAGGATCTAATGCACAGGAAATTATTGAAAACATCTATGTAAAACTTGAAGATTTAAAGAAAGATTTTCCAGAAGGATTAGATTACATAATTAACTATGACACAAATAAATTTTTAACAGCATCTGTAAACAAAGTAAAAAGTACTTTAATAGAAGCCTTTTTATTAGTGTTTGTTGTAGTGTTTATTTTCTTACAAGATTTTAAATCTACTTTAATACCCGCAATAGCGGTTCCGGTATCAATTATTGGTACATTCTTTTTCCTTAATCTATTTGGATACTCTATTAACCTGCTAACGTTATTCGCTTTAATCTTGGCAATTGGTATTGTGGTAGATGATGCCATTGTAGTGGT
The nucleotide sequence above comes from Tenacibaculum singaporense. Encoded proteins:
- a CDS encoding efflux RND transporter periplasmic adaptor subunit, producing the protein MKYQSIYGIAILSIVALFFTSCGKQQQQNQQQMPALPFPVVKVAEKSITNYQSYPVTIEGEVNSEIRPKVSGYVKNVLVKEGQKVKQGQLLFKLETQSLSQDAEAARAAVNTAQVEVNKLKPLVEKNIISPVQLETAKASLAQAKSTYNSIAANINYANIKSPVNGFVGSINYRKGALVSAQSAMPLTKVASIKNVYAYFSMNEKEFLNFIDSAEGDTMDEKIKKLPPVKLLLANGKEYEQTGVIETIAGDINQQTGTISFRAKFDNKAGLLRNGSSGTILIPKVHNDALIIPSESTFERQGKVYAYTVNNDSLAEKTIEVEAQVGKLYVVKSGLEKEETILAKGLNKVRSGAKIKPVPTPLDSIVNSFDTVFK